From the Calditrichota bacterium genome, the window TTTGGACTGGCCAAGACTTTAGCATTATACTCGCGGATATTTCGAACAGATAGGGTATGCATTCTGTTCATGCGCCGTTCCATTTCCAGCACCATGGTATTAAGCATGCTAACAGCGTTATTTGGTTTGGTAATTACATCTTCATCAAGATCGGGGCGCCATAGCAAATAATGTTCTTTCATTTCGGCATATAATGAAAGCTCCAACTTTTTAGGATCGACCATCACAAATTTTACCTTGCCCGGATCAACCGAATAAAGAAGCGAACATATAATTGTATTAATCCCCACACTTTTACCGGCTCCGGTTGCCCCGGCAATTAACAGGTGAGGCATTTTAACCAAGTCCACCACAAATGATTCTCCATTAATTGCTTTCCCAACGGCAAGAGGTAATTCAAATTCTTTATGGCTAAATTTCTCGGATCTGATTAATGATTTAAGGTAAACTGTTTGCGGGTGTTTATTTGGAATCTCTATTCCAACAGCTGCTTTGCCCGGTATTGGTGCAATTATACGGATACCGCGTGCTTCCATGGCAAGGGCAAGATCATTTTCCAGATTAACTATTGAATTTACTTTTACTCCCGGTGCAGGCTGTAACTCGTACAAAGTGATAACCGGTCCTGCCGTTACGCGAACAACTTTTGCCTTTACACCATAATCCAATAATTTATATTCCAGCAATTCCGCATTGGATTTTAATTCTTCTTTTGTAATAGTTTTCCTGTCCGCAGGTGGGTTATTAAGCAAATCTATAGATGGAAATTTAAATCTCGCGATACTTTCTTTTACCAGATCATCATAATCAAGCTGTTCTTCCTGAACTGCTTCCTTCAATTCAAAATCCGTTTCAGATGATATTTCTTCTGTTTCTTCAGGCTCGAAGGAAGTTTGGCTATTATTCTCCTCCCCGTCTATACTACTAAATAAATCTTCCTGATTTGAAAAGAGCTCCGGCTCAACATGCGGAACAGGATCCTCAATTTCCAATTCTACAGGCGGCTCCGGTTTCTCCTCAATGGAAAACTCGGGTTCTTTACTTTCTTCAATTACTTTTTTCTTTTCTGCTTTCTTTAAAACACGGTTTTCTTTCCAGATCTTAAATCTGCTTGTTAAGGATTGTACCAATTCTGAAATAAATTGAGACACGGCTACAAATGAATCTTGAAAATATTTTACAATTGAACTTATGCCACTTCTCATGGAAACAA encodes:
- a CDS encoding DNA translocase FtsK, coding for MKKKKNKKDSIGFQLFGLLLMGIAIFMFLAIVSFNLDDPVNMNIADNPVVTHNWFGQVGAAFSHFLMQWTFGYAALIFPVLMFLVGISVFKNEPILDYGHIIVKLSAWSILVSIFLAFPDALKTQGNLIEYYPSGLIGGWLASNFVLYLGKIGSSLLLLLMTVLMLFVSMRSGISSIVKYFQDSFVAVSQFISELVQSLTSRFKIWKENRVLKKAEKKKVIEESKEPEFSIEEKPEPPVELEIEDPVPHVEPELFSNQEDLFSSIDGEENNSQTSFEPEETEEISSETDFELKEAVQEEQLDYDDLVKESIARFKFPSIDLLNNPPADRKTITKEELKSNAELLEYKLLDYGVKAKVVRVTAGPVITLYELQPAPGVKVNSIVNLENDLALAMEARGIRIIAPIPGKAAVGIEIPNKHPQTVYLKSLIRSEKFSHKEFELPLAVGKAINGESFVVDLVKMPHLLIAGATGAGKSVGINTIICSLLYSVDPGKVKFVMVDPKKLELSLYAEMKEHYLLWRPDLDEDVITKPNNAVSMLNTMVLEMERRMNRMHTLSVRNIREYNAKVLASPKIYKNTEHQQMPYIVVLIDELADLMMVASKDVELPIARLAQMARAGGIHMIVATQRPSVDVITGLIKANLPARLAYQVATKVDSRTILDANGAEQLLGNGDLLFKLTGTAKAVRLQNPFVATEEVEQIINHIKKQPKLPYYSLPQPTESRRDSFDDAMGDDRDSLYEDARAIVVQSQSGSISLLQRRLKIGYSRAARLIDQMEEEGIVGAAIGGKPREVLMTLQELGSIS